One Fusarium falciforme chromosome 1, complete sequence genomic window carries:
- a CDS encoding C2H2-type domain-containing protein: MEASATAWELDSDEIASIASEDLRENRPNRWTGPKSTWRTLTEEDRLLWQSMKQLQDQDLSVHLYNAFALKRRSRDTESARDLMVKTADGQEAVWAPPKMWTAWPLKHKQVPKERLINSQPDEDDRFTFRRQEEILPSTELEEEVAATILRTAKRRFRKRMSNMAPRPSIEESGNDTPVVPSREPSMKPETEDEGERMAVDAEGSKITGRGGRKTYEPVESTNDELSYQLLRPSVRHILSQLDATLSILHNSRLAGMSYMSDSSTEEESDSQSGHRLSRGGRRMPSHDTDGSAPPTPATPSRRGRPRKIRVPREGETQEEFLLRVARESHRKKPTTPKDKDAAFEEWMRKGDEAIERERSLSLKRGASEGPDSDVASSASGTYMDRKRARWGLRDWSDVLGAAALAGFSSETIARTARRCADLFEEGMVVRTLNEVPVSQGTGISGVEYRPEPIRLSYSDEDEDADDESDGAAGLVQRRVASRQASLARSSRSPDSLGSRRSTRSPAPPKSPRSRSASAGGLVFCPVASCDRAAQGFTRKANLRRHIELVHQGQTEEMDSDEEVAGGVHVDGFLRPIVPGRGWRGEDTTQRRRKRFYGDRSRETSVNNGDASP, translated from the exons ATGGAAGCTAGCGCTACAGCATGGGAGTTAGACAGCGACGAGATCGCATCCATCGCCTCTGAGGACCTGCGCGAGAACAGACCGAATCGCTGGACGGGACCAAAATCCACATGGCGCACCCTCACGGAAGAGGATAGACTGCTGTGGCAGTCGATGAAGCAGCTCCAGGACCAGGATCTCTCTGTGCATCTCTACAATGCCTTTGCCCTGAAGCGAAGAAGTCGGGATACGGAATCTGCCCGGGACCTGATGGTCAAGACG GCAGATGGTCAGGAGGCAGTTTGGGCACCGCCAAAGATGTGGACTGCGTGGCCTCTGAAGCACAAACAAGTCCCCAAGGAACGGCTCATCAACAGCCAACCCGACGAGGATGATCGCTTTACGTTTCGCAGACAGGAAGAGATTCTGCCAAGTaccgagctggaggaggaggttgcaGCAACCATTCTACGGACCGCCAAGCGGCGCTTCCGCAAGAGGATGAGCAACATGGCACCTCGCCCTTCTATCGAAGAGAGCGGTAACGACACACCAGTCGTCCCATCGAGAGAACCATCCATGAAACCTGAAacagaagatgaaggcgaGAGGATGGCGGTAGATGCCGAGGGAAGCAAAATTACCGGTAGAGGGGGACGGAAGACGTACGAGCCGGTAGAGTCTACCAACGATGAGCTATCCTACCAACTGCTGAGGCCATCTGTTCGCCATATTCTATCGCAGCTCGACGCCACACTATCTATCCTTCACAACTCGCGGTTAGCGGGCATGAGCTACATGTCTGATTCCTCAACAGAAGAAGAGTCCGACAGTCAGAGCGGGCACAGGCTGTCTCGTGGCGGTCGTCGAATGCCATCTCACGACACGGACGGTTCTGCACCTCCCACACCCGCCACGCCCAGCAGACGCGGCCGTCCAAGAAAGATCCGTGTCCCTCGTGAGGGAGAGACGCAGGAGGAGTTTCTCTTGCGCGTCGCTCGCGAATCTCACAGGAAGAAGCCGACGactcccaaggacaaggacgctGCGTTTGAAGAGTGGATGCGTAAGGGCGATGAAGCTATTGAACGCGAGCGGTCCCTGTCTCTGAAGCGAGGGGCATCTGAAGGACCGGACAGCGATGTTGCAAGTTCGGCCTCTGGGACTTATATGGATCGTAAGCGCGCGAGGTGGGGTCTTCGAGACTGGAGCGATGTGCTTGGAGCCGCTGCCCTTGCTGGCTTCTCAAGCGAGACCATCGCTAGAACGGCACGTCGTTGTGCTGACCTCTTTGAGGAGGGTATGGTGGTTAGGACGCTGAACGAGGTGCCCGTCTCTCAAGGTACAGGTATCAGCGGTGTTGAGTACCGCCCAGAGCCCATCCGGCTCTCATACtcggacgaggacgaagatgctgatgatgagagtGACGGCGCGGCAGGCCTCGTTCAGCGCCGCGTTGCCTCTAGACAAGCATCCCTCGCCCGCTCAAGCCGAAGTCCAGACTCACTCGGCAGCCGACGCTCGACACGATCACCCGCACCGCCAAAGTCTCCGCGTTCCCGGTCAGCATCGGCGGGCGGACTCGTCTTTTGCCCCGTCGCCTCGTGTGATCGAGCTGCACAAGGGTTCACACGCAAGGCCAATCTGCGACGACACATTGAGCTCGTGCACCAGGGCCAGACGGAGGAGATGGACAGCGATGAGGAGGTGGCTGGCGGCGTGCATgtcgatggcttcttgaGGCCCATCGTGCCGGGTAGGGgctggagaggagaagacaCGAcacagaggaggaggaagaggttctATGGGGATCGGAGCCGCGAGACGAGTGTTAACAACGGTGATGCATCGCCTTGA